The sequence below is a genomic window from Flavobacterium sediminilitoris.
GAACTTGCTAATCGTTTTTTTGATACGCTAACGGTTCAAAAAGGTTTTTCTAAACTATTACTCGATATTTCAACTGCAATTCTTCAAATTCTATTTGGTATAATATTACTCTCTTTATATCATTCTTTTTTTATTCTATTTGGGTTCATTCTTTTAGGAATGTTGTACATAATTTTTAGAGCTAATTTCACAAAAGGACTGGAAACTAGCTTAAAAGAATCAAAATATAAATATAAAGTAGCACATTGGATACAAGAAATCGCAAGAAATCATTTAAGTTTCAGAAATTTGAGTTTATTTGAATTTTCATTAAACAAGAATGATCAATTAGTAAGTGATTATTTAAATTATAGAGAAGATCATTTTAGAATTTTAAAAAGACAATTTATCCATTTAGTAGGATTTAAAACTATTATTACTGCTGGATTATTAATTATAGGTGGAATATTAGTACTGAATCAACAGATGAATATCGGACAATTTGTTGCGGCAGAAATTATAATTATTTCAATTATAACGGCTGTTGAAAAGTTATTTGCTGGATTAGAATTGTTCTATGATGTTCTTACATCATTGGAAAAACTAGGAAATGTTGCTGATTTAGATATAGAGAAAAATAATACTCCTCAAAATTTCATGATTAACAACAATGACGCTATAACACTAAAGGCTAAGAATTTAAATTATAAATATCCTGATTCTGAAACCTGTATTTTAAACAATATTAATTTAACAATACATCCAAAAGACAGAGTCGTAATTAAAGGTAAAAATGGTTCTGGTAAAACAACTTTAATTCGATTATTAGCTAAAATTATAGATCCTACTTCTGGAACGATGTTTGTAAACGATGTCAATATCAACAAAGTTAATATTAATGATTATAGATCAAAAATAGGTCTTATAAGTGTTAATGATACTACTTTTGAAGGTAGCATTTTAGATAATATTATTTGTCAAAACAAATCGATTAATATTAATGAAATTAATAAAGTTTTAGACAAAGTAAAGTTGTCTAAATTTATAAAATCATTGCCTTTAGGTTTAGATACTCCGTTGTTCACTGATGGTAAACAAATAAGTTCATCTGTAGTTCAAAAAATAGTATTAGCACGTTGTATTTTATCTAACCCCGAAATAATTTTATTAGAAGATCCATTAACAAAAGTAGACGAAAATCAGGCTAAAAAGATAATTGATTATTTAATGGATAAATCTCATCCTTGGACACTTGTTATTACAACTGGAAATAGTGAATGGGAAAAACAAGCTACAAAAATTATAACATTAGAAAATGGTCAAATTGTTTAAACTATTAAATAAACAAAATGCTAAACATAACAAAAAATAAAATTGATAGCACATTTGATTTTTCAAAATATAAATCGAGTGCTGTTTTTGCAGATAACAAAGGGTACTTAGTTATACGAAAGATAATTATAGGAATTGCTATTTTGACTTTCTTATTTCTATTTCTTCCATGGACACAAAATATTTCTGGCTCTGGATTTGTTACTACTTTAAAACCTGATCAAAGACCTCAAAATATTCAAACTGCAATTGCTGGACGAATAGAAAAATGGTATGTGAGCGAAGGTGATTTTGTAAAAAAAGGAGATACTATTTTATTCATTTCTGAGGTAAAAGAAGATTATTTAGATCCAAATTTGGTAGAAAACACAGGAAACCAAGTGATCGCAAAAGAGAATGCTGCTACTTCTTACGCTTCAAAGGTGAAAGCATTAGAAAGTCAGATGTATGCTATTGAGAGTGAAAAAAACTTGAAATATAAACAAGCTCAGAATAAATTAAAACAAGCTTATTTAAAGGTAAAAAGTGATAGTATAGATTTACAAGCTGTAAAAACACAGTTAAAAATTGCTGAAACTCAATTTAGCAGAGCTATCAATTTAAACAAGGAAGGCTTAAAACCTCTAACTAATGTTGAAGAAAAGAGAGTTAAGCTACAGGAAATGGAGGCTAAAATTATTACACAAGAGAATAAATATTTAGCTAGCCAAAATGAAATTCTTAATGCTACAATGGAATTGAATCGAATTTCTGCTGAGTATGCTGAAAAAAGTGCAAAAGCTAGTAGTGATAAACAAACTGCTTTAAGTTCTCAATTTGACACTGAAGCTCAAGTAGGAAAATTAAAAAACCAATATACTAATTATCAAATTAGAAATGGTCTTTATTATATAACTGCTCCACAAGATGGTTATGTTAATAGAGCTATACAATCGGGAATTGGTGAAACAATCAAAGAAGGCACATCGATAGTTAGTATTATGCCTTCAAAATTTGAAATTGCTGTTGAAACGTATATAGATCCTGTTGATTTTCCATTAATCAATAGAGGACAAAAAGTAAGAGTTTGGTTTGACGGTTGGCCTACTATAGTATTTAGTGGTTGGCCTGGTGCTTCTTATGGAACTTTTGGAGGTGTTATTGTTGCTAAAGAAAATTTCATAAGTCAAAATGGGAAATACAGAGTACTTATTGCGCCAGACAAAGAAGATAAGAACTGGCCAGAACAATTGAGTATTGGTGCTGGAACACAATCTATTGCTTTATTAAAAAGTGTTCCTATTTGGTTTGAAATTTGGAGAACATTAAATGGGTTTCCTCCTAATTTTTATCAGCCTCAAAATGCTGAAAAAGATCAAAAAAAGTAGTAGACAAATCCTTTTTACTGTTTATTAAAACTAAAAACACAGATGAAAATAAAAATTATACTTTTTTTTATGCTTCTTAACTTTTCTATGAAAGCGCAAGAAAGCGACTTAAAAGAGTTTACTTTAGAGGAATATTTGGGTTATGTGAAAAAATTTCATCCGCTAGTAAAACAAGCTGATTTAAAAATTTCAGAAGCTCAAGCAAAACTTATGAAAGCAAGAGGGGCTTTTGATCCAAAGCTTGAAGCGGATTTTTCAAAGAAAGAATATGGCGATAAAAACTATTATTCGCTTTTTAATGGTAGTTTCAAGATTCCTACTTGGTATGGAATAGAGGTCAAAGCTGCTTTTGATAATAATGAAGGTATTTATTTAAATCCTGAAAATACGGTTCCTAATAATGGGCTTACTTCTCTTGGTATTTCAATTCCTTTAGGTCAGGGTTTATGGATTAATGAAAGAATGTCCGATTTAAGAAAAGCAAAAACGTATCAAAAATTAAATGAAGCTGAACGTAATATTCAGGTTACAAACATTCTTTATGATGCTATTGTAAGTTATATTAACTGGAAAAGGAGTTATGATGAAGTGGAATTGTATCGTAATTATTTGAAAAATGCTAGTGTTCGCTATGATGGTGTTCTTAAACTTATTGAACAAGGTGACAAGGCTGCAATTGATAGTATAGAAGCTGGAATTACAGTGAAAACAAGAAGGTTAAATCTTGAAAATGCTGAATTGAAATTAATAAAATCTAAACTAGACTTGTCTAATTATATTTGGACTGAAAATACTATTCCATTAGAATTAACTGATTCTTTATTACCAGATAAGAATATTGAAAAGACTATTTTGGAGACATTAAATTTAACGGAATTTACAGAAGTTACAATTGAAAATCATCCAAAACTAAATGCACTGCAATCTAAGATAGCTATTCTTACTATAGACCGAAAGTTGCAAGCAAATAGCATTTTACCTAAATTAAATGTTAGCTATAATTATCTTTCTGAGCCTAGTGCTTTTGAAGATTATAGATTTGAAGATTATAAAATAGGTGTTCATTTTTCTTTTCCTTTATTTCTTAGAAAAGAAAGGGCTAATTTAAAACTAGCGAAACTAAAAGTGCAAGACACAGAATTAAGTTTATCTTACGAAAGAGAAAGCTTAATGAATAAGATTGAAGCTCAAAAGCAAGAGATTAATTCTTTTAAAAAGCAACGTTCTATAAATTCTGAATTGGTTTCCAACTATGAGCAGATGTTGAATGCTGAGGAACGATTGTTTACTATGGGTGAAAGTTCTTTATTTTTAATTAATTCTAGAGAAAATACTCTTGTGAGTGCACAATTGTCTAATATTTCATTAGCAAATGCTTATTTAAACGCTACTGTTTCCTTGTTTAAAACGATTGCAAATCCTGAATAGAATATAAATTTTTTAAGAAAATTTAAAATAAACGCATAAAAAAATCCCGATAAAATCGGGATTTTGTTTTTATAACACTACAGATAATTAGTAACGACCACCTCTATTGTTATCTCTGTTGTTAGAAAAGTTTCCTCTTCCTCCACCACCATTACCATTACGGTTGAAAGATCTTCTTTCACCTTCTGGTTTTGGTTCTGATTTGTTTACTACAATAGTTCTGCCTTCAACAGTTCCACCGTTTAACTCATCAATTGCTTTCTGAGCTTCTGCGTCATTTGGCATTTCAACAAATCCAAATCCTTTACTTCTTCCAGTAAATTTGTCAGAGATAATCTTAACTGAATCAACAGTTCCATACTCTTCAAAAAAACCTCTTAAATCTGCTTCCTCAATACTGAACGGAAGACTTCCTACAAAAATGTTCATAAATAAAATTTTATTTGCCAAAGGTAGTCTTTTAATAGATACAAAAATCTTTTATTTCATTTATTTTCAATGAAATAGAAAAAAACTTTTTATTTTGATGATTATTTTGCGCTTGTTAACTCAAAATATTGTCTTTCAATCATTTCTTGATGATCTGGGTGTGCAATCTTAACCATCTCATCAATCCTTTTCTTCAGTGTTTTACCGTATAAATCGGCAATTCCATTTTCTGTAATTATATATTGAACATGAGAACGCGTCGTTACAACTCCTGCTCCTTGTTTTAAATAGGGTACAATTCTACTTTCTCCTCTTTTTGTAACAGAGGGTAATGCAATTATTGCCTTACCGCCTTCGCTTAAAGAAGCACCTCGCATAAAATCCATTTGTCCTCCAACTCCTGAATACATTTTCCCGCCTATAGAGTCGGCACAAACTTGTCCTGTAACATCTACTTCTATTGCAGAATTTATCGCAATCATTTTTGGGTTTTTACGAATCACTGCTGTATCGTTTACCATAGATGATTCTCTTAACTCTACAAAAGGATTATCGTTTACAAAATCGTATAGCCTTTGCGAACCAATTAAAAACGTTGCTAAGGCTCTACCTCTAACCGTTCCTTTATAATTACAATTAATAACGTCTTTTTCTATCAAATCAATTACTCCATCGGAAAACATTTCAGTATGTAATCCTAGGTTTTTATGATTTGTTAATTTACTTAATGCTGCATTTGGAATATTTCCAATTCCCATTTGTAAGGTGCTTTTATCGTCTATTAAAGATGCAACATATTCTCCAATCTTCTCTTCAACATCTGTAAAAGGAGCTACTTCATGACAAAATATAGGCAAATTAACATCTACTAAATAATCTATCTCCGAAACATGGAGAATTCCATCTCCAAATGTTCTAGGCATTTGCGGATTTACTTGAGCAATTATTGTCTTTGAATTTTCAATAGCTGCAATTGTTGCTTCTACAGAAACACCTAACGAACAATATCCGTGCTTATCTGGTGGTGAAACATGAATAAATACTACATCTAATGGTAATACATTTTTTCGAAACAAGCGTGGTAATTCACTTAAAAAAACGGGTGTATAGGAACCGTTCCCTGCTTGTAAAGTATGTCGAACATTTTTTCCTATAAAAAAAGAATTTACATGAAAACTGTTCATTAATTCTGGATTAGCATATGGAGCTTCTCCTTCTGTGTGCAAATGACAAATTTCGACATCTCTTAATTCTGATGCTCTTTCTGATAATGCTTTTGTTAATATTGTTGGTGTTGCAGCAGCTGCTTGGACATATACTCTATCTCCAGATTTTACTATTTTTACAGCTTCCGCAGCCGTTACATACTTACTCATACCTAATGATTTTTATTTACTACAAATTTACTATTGAATGAAATCTTAAAACATGACATTTCTCAGGTTTGAATTATTTTTTATACATTTGAAAAAGCATCTTATCTCAACTATCAAACTTTATGAAATTAATTTTTCCTAGTTCTTTATTACTCTTATTTTTAGTTCTATCATGCTCTGAAAAAAAAACTGAATTAACCGTTTCTTATAAACTTCCGGAAAAACTAGATGAAGTTTCTGGTATTGCCTACATCAACAACAAAACCTTTGTTATTGAAGATAGTAAAAACAAAAATAGTATCTATATATTGAAAAAGAACGGAAAGGTTGATACCGAAATAAATATCGAAAATATCAAAAACGAAGATTGGGAAGATTTAACTTCTGATGCTTTAGGAAATGTATATATTGGGAATTTTGGAAATAACAAAAATAACAGAAAAGATCTAAGTATTGATAAAATTTCTATAGATCAGTTAGATGGAGATTCTATTTCTGCAAATGAAAAAATTACTTTTTATTATCCTGAACAAACTCTTTTTCCTCCTAGTAAAAAAGAATTATTATATGATTGTGAGGCTTTTTTTGAATGGAATGGTTCTTTTTATTTATTTACTAAGAATAGAAGTAAGGGTTTTGATGGCACTACTTTGATTTACAAAATCCCTAACAAGGCAGGGCATCATAAAGCACAACTTTTAACTACTTTTAAAACTTGTGATGATTCTAAAACTTGTGCTATTACTAGTGCCGCAATAAGCAATGATGGCTCTAAAATGGTTTTATTAACTCATACTACTATTTGGTTGTTTGAAGATTTTACAGATGATTATTTTACTAAAGGGAAAATTAGTGCATTAGAACTGCATCATCAATCTCAAAAAGAAGCAATTTGTTTTAAAGATGATGATACTATTCTTATTGCTGATGAAAAGAAGACTAAAGATGATGGTAATATATATGTTGTTTCTTTAAAAGATTTAAAAACCAAATCCTAATCCGAAAGCGACTCTAATACCATCTGACGAATTAAAGATTCCTAAATTAGCTGTTATCAATTCTACTCCATTTATAAAGAGACCTCCTCCGTAGGAATTATTCCATTTGTTTGAATCTTCTCCTTTTAGCCAAACTCTTCCGTAATCGAAACCTCCATAAACTCCTATTCGCACAGGAATAAATCTTGTTTTTACACTATTAAAGCTATATCTTAAATCAGTATTTTGATAAAAAGATTGATTCCCAACGAAGCGTTGGTTTCTATATCCTCTTAATCCATCTGTTCCTCCAATTGATGCTCCTTGATAGAATTCAAAATTATTGCCAAAAACAATATGACTTTTAAATTGTGTGGCTAATACTAATTTCCCTGAAGCATTTAGTTTATGATTGAAGCTTACTTCTGGAATTAAATATCCATAATTTCTATTTCTTTTATCTATATTTGATTTATATCCTACAGATAGAGCAGTTTTCATTCCTAATGTTGGATAAGCTTTGTTATCATAATTCTCAAAATGATAATTAATTTCTGCTCCTACAAATTGTACCTCATCAAATATATATTTTGGTAATTGAATGTTATTTTCTACAAATCTGTCTTTTGTATCGTCTACTTCAATTGATTCATAAGTCATTTTAAATGTGGCTATACTTCCTGATCTGCTTCGCCATTTTAATGAAGGAGAAATACTAAATGTTCTTACTTTTACACGATTATAATTTAGGCTATAATCATCATCAAAATTCTTTGTTTCATTTCCATATCCAAAAAAGTTTTGCGTAAAGTTTGGACTTTGCAATCCTGTTTCAATTTCAAAATTAAATTTACCTAATATCCTGGCTATTTCTAGTTTATAGAATAGTTCATATCCTTTTGTAGCAAAATAATAAGCTCCTTTTAATTGATGCTGGCTCGAAAATGGGTTTCGCTCAAATCCATATTTGGTAAAAACATTTGTAAATCCAATTTTAAATCCATCATCTGGATTGGCTCCAATAACAGGAATTATTTGGTTTGTGTTGTTTTTTATTTTTTTATAATCATATACGTTTATATCGTAATCATCTTGTTTTTTGACTGTTGCTTTCTGCGCTTTTTCAAAATTGTTTTTCTTTGATTTATAATCATATATAACTATATTTTTTCCTTGTTCTACTTTATAATTATCGTTGTTTTGACCTCCAATAAGTCTGATTTTTATTTTTTCGCTTTTTCCTATTACTTCAAATGTATCATCATCGTCTAAGCCATAAATCCATATTTCTTTTGTTTCTTGAGGATTATAGGTTCTGTCATGAAATTTGTCTTTATAAGTATTGTCTTTTTTTCTATATAATGATACTTGAACTTTTCCGTTTTCTAAACAATTTACTTGTATATAATCGTCTTTATTTGTGGCTGTTAAAACAGCAAATTTATTTATCAATTTAAAATATCTGTCTGCTATTTTTTGAAGGTTGTTTCTTCTGGCTTTTAGGATTTCTTTTATTTCAGAAATGGTTTCACCTTGTATTTCTTTAGGTATAGTCTGAAAAGCTTCATCTATTACCTCGTTTGTAATTTTATTTTGAATATGTTTTACTTGTTCGTCCCAAATAGTTTTATCTGATTGATTTATAAATGCCATATCTAATGGGAAAGGTTCTAAATTAAATCCTTTTACATCTTTTAAATCTGCATCATATTTACGTAATATTTTTGCCACAGGAATCAGTCTCACAGCAGCTCCTAAAAGAAATCCATCAGACATTTTTGAGAAAGCTTGATCTCTATCTCTTGGTAAAGGTCTATAAATTATTTTTCCGTTTTCTTTAAATTCTAACCATCTCCATTGATCTTGATGTCTGTCCCAATCTCCTATTAACATATCAAATAATCGTGCTTTTATATAAGCCGTTTCATCGATAATTTTGGACTCATCTGAATGAATTTCTTGTAATAAATCGTTTGTGCTGATTATTTCTCCTGAAAAATTATCGCCTGCTAAGTCAACATGTCCATCTGATGCGTGCTCTTCTAAAAGATATAATTCATCACCAAATTCCTGATTAAAACTACCTAATGCTTTTTGCTTTGGAATATAAAACAATCTTGGATTTAAATGATATACTCCTATTGCATCGGAAAGCAATGCCATTGTAAGTGGCACATAAGGATAAGAACCTGTAAATACGTCTTTTACTAAGTTCTCAGAAGCTGTGTTTCTAAATTGACCTTCAACATATTGATCTTTAAACATAGCAGCTTGTATATATTGAGATGCTTCTTTTTTCATAGCTCTCATTACATATTGTTTTCCATCTTTTGCTTCTAATCGTAGGGCTTTTGATTGTGTTCCTCCTCCTTTTCTTACTGGAACTAATCCTCCAAATAACGTATCTAAATTTACTGTTTTTGCTAAAACAGGGATACTATAGTCTTTTCTATATCGTTCTCCCCATAAAAAAGTATGAAACTTTCCTTTTTTGGTTTCTTCTGCTGTGTAAATCGATGCTTTTATAGAATCTTGTACAATTGGCAAAAGTGTTTCTTTAAATTGAATATCTGCAACTCCATAAACTTGAGTTGAATATTCTATGCTATCTTTTTTAGCATTAATAAACTTAACATTTGACGCTCCGTTCTCATATATTTCTAAAATTGCAAAACCGTTTGCAGCATGTGAATATTTTCCGCCACCAATGGTTCTTGTTGGAGTTGTTTTAGAACCTGAACCACTTATTATTTGTGGTAAATTATCTTCTACTAAATATTGTAAGCTATGTTCGTGTCCTGAAACGAAAATAACTCTATCATTAAATTGCGATGCTGCTATAATATTTTTTCGTAATTCATTATAATGCTTATTTTGCATATCTGCATTTACAACACCTGTCGTTTTTCTAAGTATATTTTTGATATATCCTAAAGGAAAAAAAGGTTGATGATAATTTTTAAAAGAATATTGTCCGCCATGTGGTCCATTACTAAACATTGGATGATGAATGGCTACTATTGTTGTTTTTCCTCTAGCTTTTTTGATTTCACTTCTAAATTCATCTAAAAACTGTGTTTTCGTTTTTATTTCACAATCGTCATTAATCGTAGGATGTTTATCCCAATTTGTAATGTACCATTCTGAATCTACTAGAATTAACACAATATCATCTTTTATTTTTATGGTTTCAATAGGACAACCATCTTTTGGTAAAAATGATTTTTTACCTAGTTTTTCTTCAACATATTCTTGCTGTCTTTTTAATCCTTCAACCCCATTGCTATACCAATCGTGATTTCCTGGCAAAAAAATAGTTTTCCCTTTAAATTGCTTAACTGCTTCTATCTGAACGTTAAGTTGATGTTCTGCTAATTCTCTTCCTTTGTCTTCTTTTTTAGGCAATCCCTTTGGATAGATATTATCTCCTAAAAACAAAACTGTAGCATTTTCATCTGTGACTTCTATATTTTTAGAGAATTTCTCTAGTGCAATTGTTGTACTATCTTTTTTAGCATTTCCTGCATCTCCCATCAAATAAAAAGTATGAATTACTTTTAATGAATCTTTCTCTAACGCTGTTATTGTTTTGTCTTTATCATCAATTTGTAATTGCATTGTAGCACACGAATTGAATAAGAATAATAAGAGGATTACTGTTGAATAGTAACGAAATGCATAAACATGTGTATTAACCCAAAACATTTTCATAAATTAGTCGGATAAAATGAAACCGATGAATTTGATTTTAAAAGCAGAAAATTTTGTAGAAAACTTATTTAAAGAAAAACTTTCCGAGTCTTTTACCTATCATAACTTTGATCATACTAATAGTGTGATTCAGGCTGTTATTGAAATTGCTAATTATTATCAAATTTCTTACGAAGATAAAGAAAAATTAATTATTGCTGCTTGGTTTCACGATACAGGTTATACTGTTGATACTAAAAATCATGAGGAAATTAGTGTGCAAATTGTAAAATCTTTCTTAGAAGAAAATAATGCGTCTGAAGACTATATTGATTTTGTATCTCAATTAATTAGAGCTACTGTTTTTGACTATGTTCCAAAAAACAAATATGAGCAAATAATGAGAGATGCTGATTATTTTCATTTTTCTAATAAAAATTATTTTAGCATTTGTGAAAAATTAAGAACAGAATGGGAATTAACTTGTAATAAAACTTTTACTGATGAAGAATGGGCAAAAGAAAATTATAAGATGTTAACAAAAACACATTCCTATTATACTTCT
It includes:
- a CDS encoding metallophosphoesterase encodes the protein MKMFWVNTHVYAFRYYSTVILLLFLFNSCATMQLQIDDKDKTITALEKDSLKVIHTFYLMGDAGNAKKDSTTIALEKFSKNIEVTDENATVLFLGDNIYPKGLPKKEDKGRELAEHQLNVQIEAVKQFKGKTIFLPGNHDWYSNGVEGLKRQQEYVEEKLGKKSFLPKDGCPIETIKIKDDIVLILVDSEWYITNWDKHPTINDDCEIKTKTQFLDEFRSEIKKARGKTTIVAIHHPMFSNGPHGGQYSFKNYHQPFFPLGYIKNILRKTTGVVNADMQNKHYNELRKNIIAASQFNDRVIFVSGHEHSLQYLVEDNLPQIISGSGSKTTPTRTIGGGKYSHAANGFAILEIYENGASNVKFINAKKDSIEYSTQVYGVADIQFKETLLPIVQDSIKASIYTAEETKKGKFHTFLWGERYRKDYSIPVLAKTVNLDTLFGGLVPVRKGGGTQSKALRLEAKDGKQYVMRAMKKEASQYIQAAMFKDQYVEGQFRNTASENLVKDVFTGSYPYVPLTMALLSDAIGVYHLNPRLFYIPKQKALGSFNQEFGDELYLLEEHASDGHVDLAGDNFSGEIISTNDLLQEIHSDESKIIDETAYIKARLFDMLIGDWDRHQDQWRWLEFKENGKIIYRPLPRDRDQAFSKMSDGFLLGAAVRLIPVAKILRKYDADLKDVKGFNLEPFPLDMAFINQSDKTIWDEQVKHIQNKITNEVIDEAFQTIPKEIQGETISEIKEILKARRNNLQKIADRYFKLINKFAVLTATNKDDYIQVNCLENGKVQVSLYRKKDNTYKDKFHDRTYNPQETKEIWIYGLDDDDTFEVIGKSEKIKIRLIGGQNNDNYKVEQGKNIVIYDYKSKKNNFEKAQKATVKKQDDYDINVYDYKKIKNNTNQIIPVIGANPDDGFKIGFTNVFTKYGFERNPFSSQHQLKGAYYFATKGYELFYKLEIARILGKFNFEIETGLQSPNFTQNFFGYGNETKNFDDDYSLNYNRVKVRTFSISPSLKWRSRSGSIATFKMTYESIEVDDTKDRFVENNIQLPKYIFDEVQFVGAEINYHFENYDNKAYPTLGMKTALSVGYKSNIDKRNRNYGYLIPEVSFNHKLNASGKLVLATQFKSHIVFGNNFEFYQGASIGGTDGLRGYRNQRFVGNQSFYQNTDLRYSFNSVKTRFIPVRIGVYGGFDYGRVWLKGEDSNKWNNSYGGGLFINGVELITANLGIFNSSDGIRVAFGLGFGF
- a CDS encoding RNA recognition motif domain-containing protein, whose product is MNIFVGSLPFSIEEADLRGFFEEYGTVDSVKIISDKFTGRSKGFGFVEMPNDAEAQKAIDELNGGTVEGRTIVVNKSEPKPEGERRSFNRNGNGGGGRGNFSNNRDNNRGGRY
- a CDS encoding acetyl-CoA hydrolase/transferase family protein codes for the protein MSKYVTAAEAVKIVKSGDRVYVQAAAATPTILTKALSERASELRDVEICHLHTEGEAPYANPELMNSFHVNSFFIGKNVRHTLQAGNGSYTPVFLSELPRLFRKNVLPLDVVFIHVSPPDKHGYCSLGVSVEATIAAIENSKTIIAQVNPQMPRTFGDGILHVSEIDYLVDVNLPIFCHEVAPFTDVEEKIGEYVASLIDDKSTLQMGIGNIPNAALSKLTNHKNLGLHTEMFSDGVIDLIEKDVINCNYKGTVRGRALATFLIGSQRLYDFVNDNPFVELRESSMVNDTAVIRKNPKMIAINSAIEVDVTGQVCADSIGGKMYSGVGGQMDFMRGASLSEGGKAIIALPSVTKRGESRIVPYLKQGAGVVTTRSHVQYIITENGIADLYGKTLKKRIDEMVKIAHPDHQEMIERQYFELTSAK
- a CDS encoding HlyD family secretion protein, with the translated sequence MLNITKNKIDSTFDFSKYKSSAVFADNKGYLVIRKIIIGIAILTFLFLFLPWTQNISGSGFVTTLKPDQRPQNIQTAIAGRIEKWYVSEGDFVKKGDTILFISEVKEDYLDPNLVENTGNQVIAKENAATSYASKVKALESQMYAIESEKNLKYKQAQNKLKQAYLKVKSDSIDLQAVKTQLKIAETQFSRAINLNKEGLKPLTNVEEKRVKLQEMEAKIITQENKYLASQNEILNATMELNRISAEYAEKSAKASSDKQTALSSQFDTEAQVGKLKNQYTNYQIRNGLYYITAPQDGYVNRAIQSGIGETIKEGTSIVSIMPSKFEIAVETYIDPVDFPLINRGQKVRVWFDGWPTIVFSGWPGASYGTFGGVIVAKENFISQNGKYRVLIAPDKEDKNWPEQLSIGAGTQSIALLKSVPIWFEIWRTLNGFPPNFYQPQNAEKDQKK
- a CDS encoding peptidase domain-containing ABC transporter, which translates into the protein MTPLERFKNLIIIDKRDIYQILLYSLFGGLISLTLPLGIQSIINFLQAGKVSTSWIVLVIIVVVGVVLVGVFKIMQYRITENLQQKIFVRSSFDFAYRFPKIKFDQLYNEYPPELANRFFDTLTVQKGFSKLLLDISTAILQILFGIILLSLYHSFFILFGFILLGMLYIIFRANFTKGLETSLKESKYKYKVAHWIQEIARNHLSFRNLSLFEFSLNKNDQLVSDYLNYREDHFRILKRQFIHLVGFKTIITAGLLIIGGILVLNQQMNIGQFVAAEIIIISIITAVEKLFAGLELFYDVLTSLEKLGNVADLDIEKNNTPQNFMINNNDAITLKAKNLNYKYPDSETCILNNINLTIHPKDRVVIKGKNGSGKTTLIRLLAKIIDPTSGTMFVNDVNINKVNINDYRSKIGLISVNDTTFEGSILDNIICQNKSININEINKVLDKVKLSKFIKSLPLGLDTPLFTDGKQISSSVVQKIVLARCILSNPEIILLEDPLTKVDENQAKKIIDYLMDKSHPWTLVITTGNSEWEKQATKIITLENGQIV
- a CDS encoding TolC family protein, which produces MKIKIILFFMLLNFSMKAQESDLKEFTLEEYLGYVKKFHPLVKQADLKISEAQAKLMKARGAFDPKLEADFSKKEYGDKNYYSLFNGSFKIPTWYGIEVKAAFDNNEGIYLNPENTVPNNGLTSLGISIPLGQGLWINERMSDLRKAKTYQKLNEAERNIQVTNILYDAIVSYINWKRSYDEVELYRNYLKNASVRYDGVLKLIEQGDKAAIDSIEAGITVKTRRLNLENAELKLIKSKLDLSNYIWTENTIPLELTDSLLPDKNIEKTILETLNLTEFTEVTIENHPKLNALQSKIAILTIDRKLQANSILPKLNVSYNYLSEPSAFEDYRFEDYKIGVHFSFPLFLRKERANLKLAKLKVQDTELSLSYERESLMNKIEAQKQEINSFKKQRSINSELVSNYEQMLNAEERLFTMGESSLFLINSRENTLVSAQLSNISLANAYLNATVSLFKTIANPE